In Lepisosteus oculatus isolate fLepOcu1 chromosome 17, fLepOcu1.hap2, whole genome shotgun sequence, a genomic segment contains:
- the haao gene encoding 3-hydroxyanthranilate 3,4-dioxygenase has protein sequence MDTETLLVNVQKWIEQNKEAFVPPVCNKLMHISQLNIMFVGGPNTRKDYHIEEGEELFYQLQGDMCLKVIENGKHKDVHIREGEMFLLPARIPHSPQRQANTVGLVVERRRLPSETDGLRYYIENTTDVLFERWFYCENLGTQLVPIIQEFLNSEQHRTGKPKPEEMLKQPPFHFNTTHVMTPFSFKDWINKHRQDLAKGRNLDMFGAQFETETVLYGAGESEGCKLYADIWIWQLEGTSQVTLNDQAFSLSPEDSLLIPGQSEYRWKRNEGCIALYVVQDPERKKSFS, from the exons ATGGACACAGAAACGCTGCTTGTCAATGTTCAAAAATGGATTGAACAAAACAAAGAAGCTTTCGTTCCACCTGTGTGCAACAAACTGAT GCACATTTCCCAGTTGAACATCATGTTTGTAGGAGGCCCAAACACAAGGAAGGACTATCACATTGAAGAAGGAGAAGAG CTATTTTACCAGCTCCAAGGGGACATGTGTCTGAAGGTGATTGAAAATGGGAAACACAAGGACGTGCACATTCGAGAAGGGGAG ATGTTCCTGCTGCCCGCACGGATCCCTCACTCCCCACAGAGGCAGGCCAACACTGTGGGactggtggtggagaggaggagGCTCCCGTCAGAGACCGATGGTCTGAG GTATTACATTGAGAACACCACAGATGTGCTCTTTGAGAGGTGGTTCTACTGTGAAAACCTGGGAACCCAGTTGGTGCCAATCATCCAAGA GTTTTTAAACTCTGAGCAGCACAGAACCGGCAAACCTAAACCAG AGGAAATGCTGAAACAGCCTCCATTTCATTTCAACACCACCCACGTGATGACTCCCTTTTCCTTCAAGGATTGGATTAACAAGCACAGGCAGGATCTGGCCAAGGGCCGTAATCTCGacatgtttggtgcacagttcgAAACAGAG ACGGTGTTATATGGGGCAGGGGAAAGTGAGGGATGCAAACTCTACGCTGACATATGGATTTGGCAACTG GAAGGAACATCGCAAGTGACGCTGAATGATCAAGCTTTCTCCCTGTCACCAGAAGACAGCCTGCTTATTCCAGGACAGTCTGA GTATCGGTGGAAAAGAAATGAAGGATGCATAGCTCTGTACGTCGTGCAAGatccagaaagaaagaaatcttTTTCATAA
- the LOC102691438 gene encoding transmembrane protein 229B-like has product MGFKEKHGVMGPGKLVRSPNVEEDCSKMERLADFQPLGMFFRWYLYGLHGYFCEVTFTAASDFKLNRTWKLMGHSSIWAFFIYATSILLIERMYLRLRLHYTKFKRAVIYTLWIYLWEFSTGFILRYFSACPWDYSSFNYNFMGLVTMEYAIYWFLGSIIAEQVVIKTTMKLRLDNKLNNILSRNL; this is encoded by the exons ATGGGCTTCAAAGAAAAACATGGTGTAATGGGTCCTGGAAAACTCG TAAGGTCACCCAATGTAGAAGAGGACTGTAGCAAGATGGAAAGGCTTGCTGATTTCCAGCCCCTGGGAATGTTTTTCCGCTGGTACCTGTATGGCCTGCATGGCTATTTCTGTGAGGTGACATTCACAGCAGCCTCAGACTTCAAGCTGAATCGCACCTGGAAGCTCATGGGTCACAGCAGCATCTGGGCATTCTTTATTTATGCCACATCTATCCTGCTGATCGAGAGGATGTACCTGCGATTACGACTGCACTACACCAAGTTTAAGAGGGCCGTCATCTACACCCTGTGGATATACCTGTGGGAGTTCAGCACAGGGTTCATCCTGCGCTATTTCAGTGCCTGTCCCTGGGACTACTCTTCCTTCAATTATAATTTCATGGGGTTGGTGACGATGGAATATGCCATCTACTGGTTCCTGGGGTCCATCATTGCTGAGCAGGTAGTCATAAAGACCACTATGAAGCTGAGGCTTGACAACAAGCTGAATAACATTCTCAGCAGAAATTTATAG
- the hcar1-3 gene encoding hydroxycarboxylic acid receptor 2: MANNSMHCLSSQKDLGNILPPILIMEFLLGLPGNAVALWIFCFRMNLWKPSTVYLLNLVAADFLLIISLPFRIDNLMRGENWVFGDAMCRINLFMLAVNRSASISFMTIIAIDRYFKVVHPHHFMNRLSAMQGAIISGLMWALVLSLRIPLLTNQLLYEHDNSSLCRSFSTYKEYSFGIKLHYVLYIAEFFLPLFLLLFCTFKIVWILKFRKMDKDRKVRRAIVVIGVIVGVFALCFMPGIVTGIVTLLIQKYRPGDCVSFLTASSLFSLSIGFTYLNSALDPVIYCFSSPLFTKTLKTAFNTLGWCHLEVDRRGSATSEG, encoded by the coding sequence ATGGCTAACAACTCGATGCACTGTTTGTCTTCACAAAAGGATTTGGGCAATATTCTTCCTCCTATCCTCATCATGGAGTTCCTGCTTGGCCTCCCAGGAAATGCTGTGGCTTTGTGGATCTTCTGTTTCCGCATGAATCTATGGAAGCCCAGCACTGTGTATCTTCTTAACCTGGTGGCGGCAGATTTTCTGTTGATCATCAGCCTGCCTTTCCGAATTGACAACCTGATGAGGGGGGAGAATTGGGTGTTTGGAGATGCCATGTGTCGAATTAACCTCTTCATGCTGGCGGTGAATCGCTCAGCCAGtatcagcttcatgacaatcaTTGCCATTGACCGTTACTTCAAGGTTGTCCATCCACACCATTTTATGAACCGCCTGTCTGCAATGCAAGGGGCCATAATATCTGGCTTGATGTGGGCCCTGGTGCTCTCTCTGAGGATCCCTCTGCTCACTAATCAGCTACTCTATGAACACGACAACAGCTCGCTGTGTCGGAGCTTCAGCACCTACAAGGAATACAGCTTTGGAATCAAGTTGCACTACGTACTATATATTGCTGAGTTCTTCTTGCCCTTATTCCTTCTGCTCTTCTGCACTTTCAAGATTGTCTGGATTCTCAAGTTTCGGAAGATGGATAAGGACCGCAAGGTTAGACGAGCCATTGTGGTCATCGGGGTCATCGTTGGAGTATTTGCACTCTGCTTCATGCCCGGGATTGTGACCGGTATAGTTACCCTTCTCATCCAGAAGTACAGACCAGGTGATTGTGTTTCATTCTTAACTGCGTCCAGTCTTTTCAGCCTTTCCATAGGTTTCACCTATCTAAACAGTGCTCTGGATCCCGTCATTTACTGCTTCTCTAGCCCGCTGTTTACAAAGACATTGAAGACTGCCTTCAACACACTGGGGTGGTGTCACCTGGAAGTGGACAGGAGAGGTAGTGCCACCAGTGAGGGGTGA
- the LOC102691637 gene encoding hydroxycarboxylic acid receptor 2-like, translating to MAGNNSLFYCAEPHKNVGKVLVPILSLEFICGLVGNMLALWVFCFRIRSWKTYTVYMLNLVIADLLLIAGLPLRIINYHEQENWTFSEPTCRINLFMLAMNRTASICFLTTVSIDRYFKVVHPRHRFHVTTLAGAVKVACLLWVLTILMSIHLTLAKLVDINPQQEKNFTLCRSYSSYRNPTPGMIWHGVLFFMEFLVAFSLIIFCTFSILWQLRRIKMDSQAKVKHIQKLVILIMIMFAICFMPSIVAAVVALLVKSLYRDDCDKFNIFGRVFHGSLAFTYMNSVLDPVLYCFSSPSFRDNVKLTLQSICIWKKGSEVSSKHLR from the coding sequence ATGGCAGGAAACAACTCATTATTCTACTGCGCTGAACCACACAAGAATGTTGGGAAGGTCCTGGTACCAATTCTATCCTTAGAGTTCATTTGTGGATTGGTTGGGAATATGTTGGCATTATGGGTCTTCTGTTTCCGGATCAGATCTTGGAAGACCTACACAGTGTACATGCTCAATCTGGTCATCGCAGACCTCCTCCTCATCGCCGGCCTGCCTCTCAGAATCATTAACTATCATGAACAGGAGAACTGGACTTTCTCCGAACCTACCTGCAGGATCAACTTATTCATGCTGGCCATGAATCGTACAGCCAGCATCTGCTTTCTCACCACTGTGAGCATTGACCGATATTTCAAAGTCGTCCATCCGAGGCACCGTTTCCACGTCACTACGCTAGCGGGAGCAGTGAAGGTGGCATGCCTGCTGTGGGTACTGACCATCCTCATGTCCATCCACCTCACCCTGGCCAAGCTAGTGGACATAAATCCTCAGCAGGAGAAAAACTTCACGCTTTGCAGAAGTTATAGCTCCTACCGAAATCCGACCCCTGGCATGATCTGGCATGGTGTACTTTTCTTCATGGAGTTCCTGGTAGCATTTAGCCTGATCATCTTCTGCACTTTCAGCATCCTCTGGCAGCTGAGGCGCATCAAAATGGACTCACAGGCAAAGGTCAAGCACATCCAAAAGCTGGTCATTCTGATTATGATCATGTTTGCCATCTGCTTTATGCCCAGTATTGTGGCAGCAGTGGTGGCCCTGCTGGTCAAAAGTCTCTACCGTGATGACTGTGACAAGTTCAACATCTTTGGCCGTGTGTTTCATGGCTCCCTGGCCTTCACCTACATGAACAGTGTGCTGGACCCGGTCTTGTACTGCTTCTCCAGTCCCTCTTTCAGAGACAACGTCAAGCTGACACTGCAGTCTATTTGTATATGGAAGAAAGGATCTGAAGTCTCTAGCAAGCACCTGAGGTAA